The genomic interval CCACGGATTAAGAATCCGTTGCTCTGCCATTTGAGCTAGCAGCGCGTTATTTATCCTTTTGCTAACAGATAAACCTTTACCTGTCAATTAAAAAAACATATTATAACAAGCGATGTTACTTAATATAATGTGTTTTGCAGGATTGCTTTTCGGTTTTCAAAACCGGTATTTAGTCAATAACTCACTGACAAACGAAAGAAGCCTGTCTTCTTTGCTGTTCCAGCTCGATTCTCTCATAGCGAACGAGGAAGCGACAGATCAGCAGATATTTCTGCGCGCAATGATCGGACTCGAAAGAGGTCAGACATCATATTCTTTGGACCTTTTGAGAACAATCGAAGGTCGTCAGGGAGAAGCAGGATCAGCCGCCAGGACCGAGCTTTCAAGATGGACGCGGGGCGACACGTTCGACGCCCGCGTCGCTTTCGTCACAGACAGCGTAACAGAAGATTCCTTTATCAGACACGTCAGAGTTTTCACACATGATCAGATAGAAATACCCTACAACCCTCTCTATACGGAGGTTGCTCTCGAAAGGGCATGGACAATTGATTCGTCCATACCCGGCAACATGTTTTATGTTGATCTGATACCTGCCGAAAAAGAGACGGGAGGGTATTCGGTCTTTTACTTTGTACCCTCATCACGCGGAACCTGGGTCCACATAAAAATCTTCGGCGCTTTTTCGGGTATTGTTCCTGCCTTGCCTGATTTTTACGGAAAATCCTGCACCTACGAAATCATGTTCAAAGAAAACGGTGTTTATACGGCATTACCGGATTCGGAATTTCTTTTAAGTGTAATTGTGCAAAAAGCCGGTGAAAGTCTGAAAAACTTTGACACCGGCAATTTTAACTTCGAATCGGCCGAAAGCGCGTATTCGTATTTTTGTGACAATTTAGACATCACCGATATTCCGCTGAGCCTTTCATTTTTCAAATCGAGAAAAGCCGAAGACATTTTCAGACAGAAAAGAGCGACGCCTTTCGAAACAGCTCTTCTTCTCATGAAAACGATTGCCGGCGTGGAGAATATTGAAATCTACGCCGTAAAACCGAGAATTTTCACATATCTGACGGACGCTCAAAGCATTTCTGCTTTCGACAAGATATTGCTGAGATTGAACGACACTCTCTGGCTGGACGCCGATCTCGTGTCGCCGTTCGGACACCTCCCCGGTAATTATCAAAACGCTCTGGCAATCGACCTGTCGAGCGGCGATCTGACTATGACACCGTGGCTGGAACCCGGCAAATCTTCATGCTTCGTCGAACAGAAAATACATACCGGCAATACCGGCGCTTCATACTCCATAGAATTATCATTGACCGGTGATTTTTTCAGGTTGGCCTCAAATGACCCTGATTTCAGCGAAAAGATCAGGTCTCAAATTCTCGCGATGGGACCTGACGTATCTATCGACAAATTTTCCGTAGAAAAGACCCTGACTTCTATTAATTTTTCGGCCTCTTTTTCAGGCCGCGTTTTTTCCTACACAGATAATTATTTTGCAGTATATCTTTACAAACCTTCCGCTCTGCTTTCCATGCTGAGGCCGTCTCCTTCCGAAAGAAGCATTCTTTTTCCTTTTGCCGCCGAAGTAATTCAACGCACAGAAATTTCAGGAGAGTATTTGCCGATGACACCGAACGCCGCCGGCAAAGAAACATCTTTTTCGAGAGCCTCTTTGGAAATCAGCTCTTCGGCAGGAAGCGTTGCTCTGCTTTCCTCTGCTGTATTTTGGGGCGAAAGAATATCCTCCGAATCATATCCTGCTTTGGAAGAGTTCACCCGCTTCGTCCATGAAGACGTCTTTCCTGAGTTTTTAGTTTTCGAAAGGAATTGATTTGCAGATTTTTCCGCTTTTTTTGTTTTTCTTCCTTCTTCAATTCGAAGAACCCCCTGCAGACAGAATAATTTCAGCTACAGTCGTCTTTGAAAAAATAAACCGGGCTGAAACATACGATGTCGAAATGATCTTCACAGCGGGCTCTCCCAAAGAAGCCGGGCGTCTCGCTTACGTCGCGTACGATCAGAGCAGAAGCGCTTTGATACACTTCGACGTTTCCGGCGTTTCATCAGAGACAAATGAGGAGATACGCCCTCTCAGAACGGAACGGATTTCCTATTCCGCCGGAGCTTCACTTTCGTATTCGGGTTATGTCGAAGAATATGCCGTCTTTCCGGATTTTTACGGACAGGCTGTATTCAAATTGAACTACTCTTTGCTTACAGACAGCACAATCTGGGGAGAAGATTTCATTTTTTCCATACCCGTGGGTGATGAACTTCCGCTTGACACTCTCGATATCAAAGTCATATCCGAAAAGCAATTTACCTGGACTTCAGGCGGAGAAAACGGATCAATCGCTCCCGGGATTTCCGGACCCGAGACTCTTTTTGTCAGGTTCACTTCTCTCGAACCCATAGACCCCGATTTTTACCCTGAAAACACCGTCTTTTTTATCGCCAGTTCTTTTTTCAGCTTCAGACAGATAGCCGATAACTGCTTAAATCTTTTTTGCGGAAAATTACTGGCCGACGCTGAGGTCCGGGAAACAGCACAGAGCATATCGAGGGGGTATCCGAAAGAGGCAAAAGCGAGAAGAATTTTTGACTTCGTGTCTTCGTCAATTGATTATACGGCTCTGGAATGGGGATGGAGAGGTTTTTATCCGAACGAACCATCCGTCACCCTCTCTGAGGGAAAAGGCGACTGCAAGGATAAAGTCTCACTTTTGATAGCGATGCTCGGCTGTGCGGGAGTGAAAGCATGGCCCGCTCTGATAGCAACGAGGGGGACGCCAGACCTTTCATTCTCGCCGCCTGCGGTTTTTTTTAATCACGTCATAGCTCTCGTTGAGATCAACGGCGAAGCAATTTTTTGCGATCCCTCGAATCCCGGAGTGCCCTTCGGGGCTCTGCCC from candidate division WOR-3 bacterium carries:
- a CDS encoding transglutaminase domain-containing protein yields the protein MFFFLLQFEEPPADRIISATVVFEKINRAETYDVEMIFTAGSPKEAGRLAYVAYDQSRSALIHFDVSGVSSETNEEIRPLRTERISYSAGASLSYSGYVEEYAVFPDFYGQAVFKLNYSLLTDSTIWGEDFIFSIPVGDELPLDTLDIKVISEKQFTWTSGGENGSIAPGISGPETLFVRFTSLEPIDPDFYPENTVFFIASSFFSFRQIADNCLNLFCGKLLADAEVRETAQSISRGYPKEAKARRIFDFVSSSIDYTALEWGWRGFYPNEPSVTLSEGKGDCKDKVSLLIAMLGCAGVKAWPALIATRGTPDLSFSPPAVFFNHVIALVEINGEAIFCDPSNPGVPFGALPFEDRGVTALVLFDDSFALMKTPDSFTDEYTRIVSGSVSSEGAAELTVSDTVTGVISSFYRREILSRGTSSAYNWFALKLPGWKILGAWAYSNSPVSAAIGARVFRKALSAGINYFNLPLLYIVPPATDGYYTNGPVRYFVAMRVAVPENIQAILPSDYFYEDRLLKVEFKYERTADSIFVFHLFSIKNGVADSDELENYEERLFELNLLSKRPLLLIKSDL